The following are encoded in a window of Pseudomonadota bacterium genomic DNA:
- a CDS encoding GNAT family N-acetyltransferase: protein ENVGCIDTIGVDKEWQGKGISQLLFKEMYSMLKKLGLDAIYVFVDRKQMDLVKFFDKMGFARGDMFSMELKI from the coding sequence GGAAAACGTTGGATGTATCGACACCATTGGAGTAGACAAAGAATGGCAGGGAAAAGGTATTTCCCAACTCCTGTTTAAGGAAATGTACTCCATGCTTAAAAAGCTTGGTCTTGATGCAATCTACGTCTTTGTGGACAGGAAGCAAATGGATCTCGTCAAGTTCTTTGACAAAATGGGCTTTGCCAGGGGAGATATGTTTAGCATGGAGTTAAAAATCTAA